One stretch of Oryzias latipes chromosome 7, ASM223467v1 DNA includes these proteins:
- the sycp2 gene encoding synaptonemal complex protein 2 isoform X3 — MAASQIFQLESAMDQVLKRGNVQVLEDFFERFTDQETLTHCSLHFVEKLDDFVCKSLDQNGARAASLGFASLHKLGKHLKLPDGQGLSELINKGLIKKMVQWLDKCKQLWILRGPHWDEALFNLCENFLNALMVVHESSKEGTNKITEYFLYPVGQLAVDPRIYILIQKEAIRKYNLILDKIPMELKKRRKILTSQEASDFMTKLAGRIMEGGDYDLQSSLMEALCRMATPAQRKKLADQWFSLGHVATAFTQIRDSEFETACRTFLNMVNGMQGEKRRVCSFPCLEVYLGKCELLMPSDEKLEEFWIDFNLDSRSITFYCSLPEEKEGHWETICISENEVESYSVTEEKKRQVLKIKLSEVVVVGEVEGSGLTISFSSALDIQQAARNVFGKIQNKHTSVSKTAIEMSSTQIVPESQVSLSGSEKTVAAPTSRFPAGNLQMVTPSRMKMSESTGFVRTSGSGKVKHDYFAAFKSCDKDKDRSSVHRVSLCDTTVRISTNTGGIKRQQKTSEAEAAEMFLPDQNGDKSQEHEIVPDTQHRSGSKISSNWSKLSISEIITMPTQKVCSLSHQDSRSHSVGPQHSSSSGQKMSVSHPDLVVQKQFHSELTLRLQQVQCERNTDPPLQHPAVLPNIRGRSQDRRSGKLDAFPSLAPKVEQTKRKKNTEEECKGNLSVEAVAAEVKCSTARTAQKREKVKENTKTTLSSHEKRNADVAGNMVKFISSHYGKNTQTTENPVHSGDSPTQKSIPPVINRPNFNMSWLSKDKGKISAAPSFAKSNKKSATNSIRQRKDVFEFSLDSPLSVGRKNKTQTDISAISSSSSAVVSTTKKARPETKNKPKSKKHLFSDTDVETTRTEVSWLAQSAMKPKKRVNQYQRQAARKPRENSRLPGQKSPDMFPPTLSSVKVNNKPKKKSSGLKEAVGQPMEAKMVKSTATSGKPQTRGKRPKRGAASTAKSYREPDSDDSLSEPQNAPVAKKYTVVQKEKNRESTSEEPHPKKRATIFADQPEHSDKREASTGSSSSSRQSDFRKQPALKLSTNDDLQIPSGSNKKTVIPAHKQRKAFKDSVPSENSSPSSVERMRSAEGSASTVNLPCSAVLSPQGSPVPVSPMPACQGAPSSVPLLRKPCATVSSKGKGKTSLHSSGKNFSSSKLQFMRSEPTPCSLEPEVAASRPLKGPSTEKKHLPLKPQPTFDLSTQPLLTSTLLQPKNPPVTSTPQSPYPEDSPGLGCQLDPRKASTESLDSLSQSSAKSVVLSSRSFKDSPNVPVMVSLQREQTPLAARDLDASQPLLSGPSRKRCSSISSNSDEEQKNSFGKEVTKKSKIRLQHSPRIKPRKLFKSFTEVSSSEKMSLAVSRSHMSFTHCGSDATDGDVDVDESLGCPDISVNQSNLYQHLSSELKNKLQNRCKVLEIYGRESSKSVKQHISSIDVQLNKHRTQRLEHVQKVLLEEIHSMEEEENTLTNMETDLAIFWKKQTGTFKKYQKQEVRRNETLRRVLQMNTSPSLKYEAEIFTSEMCLIKKDMKSVQDRLLNEMLEGEIQSVKRGLHALFFQ; from the exons ATGGCAGCAAGTCAGATCTTCCAG CTGGAGAGTGCAATGGATCAAGTGCTAAAACGTGGAAATGTTCAAGTTCTTGAAGACTTTTTTGAAAGATTCACGGATCAAGAGACCCTCACGCATTGTTCTCTGCACTTTGTTGAAAAATTGGACGACTTTGTCTGCAAA AGTCTAGATCAAAATGGTGCCAGAGCAGCCAGTTTGGGTTTTGCAAGTCTCCACAAGTTAGGAAAACACTTGAAACTACCAGATGGTCAAGGGCTTTCAGAGTTAATTAACAAAGGACTGATAAAAAAG ATGGTACAGTGGTTGGACAAATGCAAACAGCTGTGGATCTTGCGTGGCCCACACTGGGATGAGGCTTTGTTCAATTTATGTGAGAACTTCTTGAATGCTCTAATG gtGGTTCATGAGTCATCGAAAGAAG GAACAAACAAAATTACAGAGTACTTCCTGTATCCTGTTGGTCAGTTGGCAGTAGATCCCAGAATCTACATCCTGATCCAGAAAGAg GCCATACGAAAATACAACTTAATCCTGGACAAAATTCCAATGGAACTTAAGAAACGGAGGAAGATCCTAACATCGCAGGAAGCATCGGATTTCAT GACCAAACTTGCTGGTCGAATAATGGAGGGTGGTg ATTATGACCTGCAGTCATCACTGATGGAAGCGTTATGCAGAATGGCGACTCCTGCCCAGAGGAAAAAACTTGCAGATCAGTGGTTCAGTTTGGGCCACGTGGCCACTGCCTTCACTCAGATCAGAGACTCTGAGTTTGAGACG GCGTGTCGCACGTTTTTGAACATGGTGAATGGCATGCAAGGAGAGAAGAGAAG AGTGTGTTCTTTTCCATGTTTGGAAGTTTATCTGGGAAAGTGTGAG CTCCTGATGCCTTCAGATGAGAAGCTTGAAGAGTTCTGGATTGATTTCAACCTCGACAGTCGCAGCATCACCTTTTACTGCTCTTTACCTGAAGAGAAG GAAGGCCACTGGGAGACGATCTGCATTAGTGAGAATGAAGTTGAAAGCTACTCTGTTACAG aggaaaaaaagaggcagGTCTTGAAGATAAAGCTATCTGAGGTGGTGGTGGTTGGTGAAGTGGAGGGATCCGGACTCACCATTTCCTTCAGTTCTGCCTTGGACATCCAACAGGCTGCTCGCAACGTCTTTggcaaaattcaaaacaaa CATACATCTGTATCAAAAACTGCAATAGAAATGAGCAGCACCCAG ATTGTTCCAGAGAGCCAGGTTTCCCTAAGTGGGAGCGAGAAAACGGTTGCAGCCCCTACTTCACGTTTTCCCGCTGGAAATCTACAG ATGGTGACTCCTTCCAGGATGAAGATGTCAGAGTCCACAGGCTTTGTAAGGACCAGTGGAAGTGGGAAAGTGAAGCATGACTATTTTGCTGCCTTCAAGTCATGCG ACAAGGACAAAGACAGATCCTCTGTGCACAGAGTGTCTTTGTGTGATACGACTGTTCGAATCAGCACAAATACAGGTGGCATTAAACGACAG CAGAAGACTTCAGaggcagaagcagcagaaatgtttctaccTGATCAGAATGGAGACAAGTCTCAAG AGCATGAAATTGTACCTGACACCCAACATAGATCTGGGTCAAAAAT aTCATCTAATTGGAGCAAATTGTCAATTTCGGAAATAATAACAATGCCAACTCAGAAAGTTTGCTCTTTGTCCCATCAAG actCTCGTTCACATTCTGTGGGACCGCAGCACTCTTCCTCCTCAGGACAAAAAATGTCCGTTTCCCACCCAGACTTAGTCGTCCAAAAGCAATTTCATAGTGAGCTGACTCTGCGCCTGCAGCAGGTCCAATGTGAGAGGAACACAGATCCTCCACTTCAGCACCCAGCTGTGCTACCCAATATCAGAGGGCGCTCACAAGACAGACGCTCAGGAAAGCTGGATGCTTTTCCTTCACTTGCTCCCAAAGTGGAGCAgactaaaagaaagaaaaacactgaagaggAATGCAAAGGCAATTTGTCTGTGGAGGCCGTCGCAGCAGAAGTCAAGTGCTCCACAGCCAGAACAGCACAAAAGAGAGAGAAAGTTAAGGAGAATACTAAGACGACCCTTTCAAGCCATGAGAAA AGAAACGCAGATGTGGCTGGCAATATGGTGAAGTTCATTTCCAGCCATTATGgtaaaaacacccaaaccaCAGAAAATCCAGTCCACTCTGGAGACAGTCCCACCCAGAAATCCATCCCCCCTGTTATAAACAG ACCAAATTTTAACATGAGCTGGTTATCAAAGGATAAA gggaaaatatctgcagctccGAGCTTTGCaaagtccaacaaaaaaagtgcAACAAACTCAATCAGGCAAAG AAAAGATGTCTTTGAATTTAGCCTTGATTCTCCTCTCAGTGTTGGG AGGAAGAACAAAACCCAAACTGATATCTCTGCCATTTCAAGCAG CTCCTCTGCCGTTGTCAGCACAACCAAGAAAGCAAGGCCTGAGACTAAA aatAAGCCCAAAAGTAAAAAGCATTTGTTTAGTGATACAGATGTGGAAACCACCAGGACCGAGGTCAGCTGGCTGGCACAGTCAGCAATGAAGCCCAAGAAAAGAGTGAATCAATATCAGAGACAGGCTGCCAGAAAGCCCAGAGAGAACTCCCGTCTTCCTGGGC aaaagtCTCCAGATATGTTCCCACCAACCTTGAGTTCTGTAAAAGTTAATAACAAACCCAAAAAg AAGAGTTCTGGCTTGAAGGAAGCAGTGGGTCAGCCAATGGAGGCAAAGATGGTGAAGTCGACTGCAACCTCAGGCAAACCACAAACACGTGGGAAGAGACCCAAAAGAGGAGCAGCCTCGACCGCGAAGAGTTACAGAGAGCCGGACAGTGATGACAGCCTGTCTGAACCACAGAACGCTCCCGTTGCAAAG AAATATACTGTGGtgcaaaaggagaaaaacagagaatcCACTTCAGAGGAGCCTCatccaaaaaagagagcaacCATCTTTGCAGACCAACCTGAACATTCAGACAAAAGGGAGGCCAGCaccggcagcagcagcagcagcaggcagtCAGATTTTAGAAAGCAACCTGCACTAAAG CTTAGTACCAATGATGACCTTCAGATTCCTTCCGGATCAAATAAGAAAACTGTCATTCCTGCTCACAAACAGAGAAAGGCTTTCAAAGACTCTGTTCCCTCCGAGAACTCCTCCCCTTCTTCTGTTGAGAGGATGAGAT CTGCAGAGGGGTCAGCCTCAACCGTGAATTTGCCCTGCTCCGCAGTCCTCAGCCCTCAGGGGTCCCCAGTCCCTGTTAGCCCGATGCCCGCCTGCCAAGGCGCCCCCTCGTCCGTCCCGCTGCTACGCAAACCTTGCGCCACAGTCAGCAGTAAAGGAAAAGGCAAGACGTCTTTGCACAGTTCAGGGAAGAACTTCAGTTCCTCCAAACTTCAGTTCATGAGGTCCGAGCCCACTCCCTGTTCTCTTGAACCTGAAGTCGCTGCGTCCCGACCTCTCAAGGGGCCCAGCACAGAAAAG AAACATCTACCCCTAAAACCTCAGCCTACATTTGATCTGTCCACTCAGCCGCTGTTAACCTCCACTCTCCTTCAGCCAAAAAACCCGCCTGTAACTTCCACCCCTCAGTCACCTTACCCTGAAGACAGCCCTGGTTTGGGGTGTCAGCTTGACCCCAGAAAAGCCTCAACTGAATCCTTAGATTCGCTGAGTCAGTCATCCGCTAAGTCAGTAGTACTCAGCAGTAGAAGCTTCAAGGACAGCCCCAATGTTCCAGTGATGGTCTCCCTCCAAAGAGAG CAAACACCTCTGGCAGCTCGGGACCTTGATGCTTCTCAGCCTCTTCTCTCAG gTCCAAGTCGCAAGCGTTGCAGCTCAATTTCCAGTAATTCTGATGAAGAACAGAAGAATAGCTTTGGAAAAGAAGTAACGAAGAAAAGCAAGATCAGACTGCAGCACTCTCCTCGAATAAAACCAAGGAAACTCTTCAAGTCAT TCACTGAAGTGTCCTCTTCAGAAAAGATGAGCCTGGCAGTTTCTAGATCTCACATGAGCTTCACTCACTGTGGATCCGATGCGACCGATGGAGACGTGGATGTGGATGAGAGCTTAGGTTGTCCAGACATCTCTGTAAACCAGAGTAACCTGTACCAGCATCTGAGCTCTGAGCTGAAAAACAAGTTGCAG AACCGTTGCAAAGTTCTGGAAATTTACGGCAGAGAGTCTTCAAAGTCTGTGAAGCAACACATCTCTTCCATCGATGTCCAGCTTAACAAACACAG AACTCAAAGGCTTGAACACGTTCAGAAGGTTCTCCTGGAGGAGATCcacagcatggaggaggaggagaacacgcTGACTAACATGGAGACAGACCTGGCT atcttttggaaaaaacagacaggaacctTTAAGAAATATCAGAAGCAAGAAGTCAGGAG AAATGAAACCCTGAGGAGAGTCCTCCAGATGAACACGTCTCCCAGCCTGAAGTACGAGGCTGAAATATTCACATCAGAG atgtgtctgataaaaaaagacatgaagtCTGTTCAGGACAGGCTCCTCAATGAGATG CTAGAGGGGGAGATCCAGAGTGTTAAAAGAGGACTGCATGCCTTGTTTTTCCAGTGA
- the sycp2 gene encoding synaptonemal complex protein 2 isoform X2, whose product MAASQIFQLESAMDQVLKRGNVQVLEDFFERFTDQETLTHCSLHFVEKLDDFVCKSLDQNGARAASLGFASLHKLGKHLKLPDGQGLSELINKGLIKKMVQWLDKCKQLWILRGPHWDEALFNLCENFLNALMVVHESSKEGTNKITEYFLYPVGQLAVDPRIYILIQKEAIRKYNLILDKIPMELKKRRKILTSQEASDFMTKLAGRIMEGGDYDLQSSLMEALCRMATPAQRKKLADQWFSLGHVATAFTQIRDSEFETACRTFLNMVNGMQGEKRRVCSFPCLEVYLGKCELLMPSDEKLEEFWIDFNLDSRSITFYCSLPEEKEGHWETICISENEVESYSVTEEKKRQVLKIKLSEVVVVGEVEGSGLTISFSSALDIQQAARNVFGKIQNKHTSVSKTAIEMSSTQIVPESQVSLSGSEKTVAAPTSRFPAGNLQMVTPSRMKMSESTGFVRTSGSGKVKHDYFAAFKSCDKDKDRSSVHRVSLCDTTVRISTNTGGIKRQKTSEAEAAEMFLPDQNGDKSQEHEIVPDTQHRSGSKISSNWSKLSISEIITMPTQKVCSLSHQDSRSHSVGPQHSSSSGQKMSVSHPDLVVQKQFHSELTLRLQQVQCERNTDPPLQHPAVLPNIRGRSQDRRSGKLDAFPSLAPKVEQTKRKKNTEEECKGNLSVEAVAAEVKCSTARTAQKREKVKENTKTTLSSHEKRNADVAGNMVKFISSHYGKNTQTTENPVHSGDSPTQKSIPPVINSRPNFNMSWLSKDKGKISAAPSFAKSNKKSATNSIRQRKDVFEFSLDSPLSVGRKNKTQTDISAISSSSSAVVSTTKKARPETKNKPKSKKHLFSDTDVETTRTEVSWLAQSAMKPKKRVNQYQRQAARKPRENSRLPGQKSPDMFPPTLSSVKVNNKPKKKSSGLKEAVGQPMEAKMVKSTATSGKPQTRGKRPKRGAASTAKSYREPDSDDSLSEPQNAPVAKKYTVVQKEKNRESTSEEPHPKKRATIFADQPEHSDKREASTGSSSSSRQSDFRKQPALKLSTNDDLQIPSGSNKKTVIPAHKQRKAFKDSVPSENSSPSSVERMRSAEGSASTVNLPCSAVLSPQGSPVPVSPMPACQGAPSSVPLLRKPCATVSSKGKGKTSLHSSGKNFSSSKLQFMRSEPTPCSLEPEVAASRPLKGPSTEKKHLPLKPQPTFDLSTQPLLTSTLLQPKNPPVTSTPQSPYPEDSPGLGCQLDPRKASTESLDSLSQSSAKSVVLSSRSFKDSPNVPVMVSLQREQTPLAARDLDASQPLLSGPSRKRCSSISSNSDEEQKNSFGKEVTKKSKIRLQHSPRIKPRKLFKSFTEVSSSEKMSLAVSRSHMSFTHCGSDATDGDVDVDESLGCPDISVNQSNLYQHLSSELKNKLQNRCKVLEIYGRESSKSVKQHISSIDVQLNKHRTQRLEHVQKVLLEEIHSMEEEENTLTNMETDLAIFWKKQTGTFKKYQKQEVRRNETLRRVLQMNTSPSLKYEAEIFTSEMCLIKKDMKSVQDRLLNEMLEGEIQSVKRGLHALFFQ is encoded by the exons ATGGCAGCAAGTCAGATCTTCCAG CTGGAGAGTGCAATGGATCAAGTGCTAAAACGTGGAAATGTTCAAGTTCTTGAAGACTTTTTTGAAAGATTCACGGATCAAGAGACCCTCACGCATTGTTCTCTGCACTTTGTTGAAAAATTGGACGACTTTGTCTGCAAA AGTCTAGATCAAAATGGTGCCAGAGCAGCCAGTTTGGGTTTTGCAAGTCTCCACAAGTTAGGAAAACACTTGAAACTACCAGATGGTCAAGGGCTTTCAGAGTTAATTAACAAAGGACTGATAAAAAAG ATGGTACAGTGGTTGGACAAATGCAAACAGCTGTGGATCTTGCGTGGCCCACACTGGGATGAGGCTTTGTTCAATTTATGTGAGAACTTCTTGAATGCTCTAATG gtGGTTCATGAGTCATCGAAAGAAG GAACAAACAAAATTACAGAGTACTTCCTGTATCCTGTTGGTCAGTTGGCAGTAGATCCCAGAATCTACATCCTGATCCAGAAAGAg GCCATACGAAAATACAACTTAATCCTGGACAAAATTCCAATGGAACTTAAGAAACGGAGGAAGATCCTAACATCGCAGGAAGCATCGGATTTCAT GACCAAACTTGCTGGTCGAATAATGGAGGGTGGTg ATTATGACCTGCAGTCATCACTGATGGAAGCGTTATGCAGAATGGCGACTCCTGCCCAGAGGAAAAAACTTGCAGATCAGTGGTTCAGTTTGGGCCACGTGGCCACTGCCTTCACTCAGATCAGAGACTCTGAGTTTGAGACG GCGTGTCGCACGTTTTTGAACATGGTGAATGGCATGCAAGGAGAGAAGAGAAG AGTGTGTTCTTTTCCATGTTTGGAAGTTTATCTGGGAAAGTGTGAG CTCCTGATGCCTTCAGATGAGAAGCTTGAAGAGTTCTGGATTGATTTCAACCTCGACAGTCGCAGCATCACCTTTTACTGCTCTTTACCTGAAGAGAAG GAAGGCCACTGGGAGACGATCTGCATTAGTGAGAATGAAGTTGAAAGCTACTCTGTTACAG aggaaaaaaagaggcagGTCTTGAAGATAAAGCTATCTGAGGTGGTGGTGGTTGGTGAAGTGGAGGGATCCGGACTCACCATTTCCTTCAGTTCTGCCTTGGACATCCAACAGGCTGCTCGCAACGTCTTTggcaaaattcaaaacaaa CATACATCTGTATCAAAAACTGCAATAGAAATGAGCAGCACCCAG ATTGTTCCAGAGAGCCAGGTTTCCCTAAGTGGGAGCGAGAAAACGGTTGCAGCCCCTACTTCACGTTTTCCCGCTGGAAATCTACAG ATGGTGACTCCTTCCAGGATGAAGATGTCAGAGTCCACAGGCTTTGTAAGGACCAGTGGAAGTGGGAAAGTGAAGCATGACTATTTTGCTGCCTTCAAGTCATGCG ACAAGGACAAAGACAGATCCTCTGTGCACAGAGTGTCTTTGTGTGATACGACTGTTCGAATCAGCACAAATACAGGTGGCATTAAACGACAG AAGACTTCAGaggcagaagcagcagaaatgtttctaccTGATCAGAATGGAGACAAGTCTCAAG AGCATGAAATTGTACCTGACACCCAACATAGATCTGGGTCAAAAAT aTCATCTAATTGGAGCAAATTGTCAATTTCGGAAATAATAACAATGCCAACTCAGAAAGTTTGCTCTTTGTCCCATCAAG actCTCGTTCACATTCTGTGGGACCGCAGCACTCTTCCTCCTCAGGACAAAAAATGTCCGTTTCCCACCCAGACTTAGTCGTCCAAAAGCAATTTCATAGTGAGCTGACTCTGCGCCTGCAGCAGGTCCAATGTGAGAGGAACACAGATCCTCCACTTCAGCACCCAGCTGTGCTACCCAATATCAGAGGGCGCTCACAAGACAGACGCTCAGGAAAGCTGGATGCTTTTCCTTCACTTGCTCCCAAAGTGGAGCAgactaaaagaaagaaaaacactgaagaggAATGCAAAGGCAATTTGTCTGTGGAGGCCGTCGCAGCAGAAGTCAAGTGCTCCACAGCCAGAACAGCACAAAAGAGAGAGAAAGTTAAGGAGAATACTAAGACGACCCTTTCAAGCCATGAGAAA AGAAACGCAGATGTGGCTGGCAATATGGTGAAGTTCATTTCCAGCCATTATGgtaaaaacacccaaaccaCAGAAAATCCAGTCCACTCTGGAGACAGTCCCACCCAGAAATCCATCCCCCCTGTTATAAACAG TAGACCAAATTTTAACATGAGCTGGTTATCAAAGGATAAA gggaaaatatctgcagctccGAGCTTTGCaaagtccaacaaaaaaagtgcAACAAACTCAATCAGGCAAAG AAAAGATGTCTTTGAATTTAGCCTTGATTCTCCTCTCAGTGTTGGG AGGAAGAACAAAACCCAAACTGATATCTCTGCCATTTCAAGCAG CTCCTCTGCCGTTGTCAGCACAACCAAGAAAGCAAGGCCTGAGACTAAA aatAAGCCCAAAAGTAAAAAGCATTTGTTTAGTGATACAGATGTGGAAACCACCAGGACCGAGGTCAGCTGGCTGGCACAGTCAGCAATGAAGCCCAAGAAAAGAGTGAATCAATATCAGAGACAGGCTGCCAGAAAGCCCAGAGAGAACTCCCGTCTTCCTGGGC aaaagtCTCCAGATATGTTCCCACCAACCTTGAGTTCTGTAAAAGTTAATAACAAACCCAAAAAg AAGAGTTCTGGCTTGAAGGAAGCAGTGGGTCAGCCAATGGAGGCAAAGATGGTGAAGTCGACTGCAACCTCAGGCAAACCACAAACACGTGGGAAGAGACCCAAAAGAGGAGCAGCCTCGACCGCGAAGAGTTACAGAGAGCCGGACAGTGATGACAGCCTGTCTGAACCACAGAACGCTCCCGTTGCAAAG AAATATACTGTGGtgcaaaaggagaaaaacagagaatcCACTTCAGAGGAGCCTCatccaaaaaagagagcaacCATCTTTGCAGACCAACCTGAACATTCAGACAAAAGGGAGGCCAGCaccggcagcagcagcagcagcaggcagtCAGATTTTAGAAAGCAACCTGCACTAAAG CTTAGTACCAATGATGACCTTCAGATTCCTTCCGGATCAAATAAGAAAACTGTCATTCCTGCTCACAAACAGAGAAAGGCTTTCAAAGACTCTGTTCCCTCCGAGAACTCCTCCCCTTCTTCTGTTGAGAGGATGAGAT CTGCAGAGGGGTCAGCCTCAACCGTGAATTTGCCCTGCTCCGCAGTCCTCAGCCCTCAGGGGTCCCCAGTCCCTGTTAGCCCGATGCCCGCCTGCCAAGGCGCCCCCTCGTCCGTCCCGCTGCTACGCAAACCTTGCGCCACAGTCAGCAGTAAAGGAAAAGGCAAGACGTCTTTGCACAGTTCAGGGAAGAACTTCAGTTCCTCCAAACTTCAGTTCATGAGGTCCGAGCCCACTCCCTGTTCTCTTGAACCTGAAGTCGCTGCGTCCCGACCTCTCAAGGGGCCCAGCACAGAAAAG AAACATCTACCCCTAAAACCTCAGCCTACATTTGATCTGTCCACTCAGCCGCTGTTAACCTCCACTCTCCTTCAGCCAAAAAACCCGCCTGTAACTTCCACCCCTCAGTCACCTTACCCTGAAGACAGCCCTGGTTTGGGGTGTCAGCTTGACCCCAGAAAAGCCTCAACTGAATCCTTAGATTCGCTGAGTCAGTCATCCGCTAAGTCAGTAGTACTCAGCAGTAGAAGCTTCAAGGACAGCCCCAATGTTCCAGTGATGGTCTCCCTCCAAAGAGAG CAAACACCTCTGGCAGCTCGGGACCTTGATGCTTCTCAGCCTCTTCTCTCAG gTCCAAGTCGCAAGCGTTGCAGCTCAATTTCCAGTAATTCTGATGAAGAACAGAAGAATAGCTTTGGAAAAGAAGTAACGAAGAAAAGCAAGATCAGACTGCAGCACTCTCCTCGAATAAAACCAAGGAAACTCTTCAAGTCAT TCACTGAAGTGTCCTCTTCAGAAAAGATGAGCCTGGCAGTTTCTAGATCTCACATGAGCTTCACTCACTGTGGATCCGATGCGACCGATGGAGACGTGGATGTGGATGAGAGCTTAGGTTGTCCAGACATCTCTGTAAACCAGAGTAACCTGTACCAGCATCTGAGCTCTGAGCTGAAAAACAAGTTGCAG AACCGTTGCAAAGTTCTGGAAATTTACGGCAGAGAGTCTTCAAAGTCTGTGAAGCAACACATCTCTTCCATCGATGTCCAGCTTAACAAACACAG AACTCAAAGGCTTGAACACGTTCAGAAGGTTCTCCTGGAGGAGATCcacagcatggaggaggaggagaacacgcTGACTAACATGGAGACAGACCTGGCT atcttttggaaaaaacagacaggaacctTTAAGAAATATCAGAAGCAAGAAGTCAGGAG AAATGAAACCCTGAGGAGAGTCCTCCAGATGAACACGTCTCCCAGCCTGAAGTACGAGGCTGAAATATTCACATCAGAG atgtgtctgataaaaaaagacatgaagtCTGTTCAGGACAGGCTCCTCAATGAGATG CTAGAGGGGGAGATCCAGAGTGTTAAAAGAGGACTGCATGCCTTGTTTTTCCAGTGA